One Edaphobacter flagellatus genomic region harbors:
- a CDS encoding aldose epimerase family protein, with translation MKTNPGKRLRVQQIQVKEFELLQIESSDLVVEILPDVGGKIAQIRNKVSGREYFVPPQRPYRTIPVEGDWLQHDTSGMDDCFPNVAAGQYPDAPWSSLRLPDLGEWTHGAWKVIALDKRAVTMKRSGTPLPYTAIKTTRFLSERTLESTYLVHNHGEAPIRYLWSAHPLISVEGEYEVILPPGKPHLRTFPSDGGSYSWPMWKGTDLSRNFLPSGKTLKVFVSGLSEGWCVLRQPTNSLRLTFDLNQIPALGIWFNNYGFPADSEKCFRCIALEPCTSPTDLLDELAPDAYQSIPPGGSVHWSLQMEISPH, from the coding sequence ATGAAAACCAATCCAGGCAAACGCCTCCGAGTGCAACAAATCCAGGTGAAGGAATTTGAATTGCTGCAGATTGAGTCGTCTGATCTTGTTGTCGAGATCCTGCCCGACGTTGGCGGTAAGATTGCGCAGATCCGCAACAAAGTCTCTGGCCGCGAGTATTTCGTCCCTCCGCAACGCCCCTACCGCACAATTCCGGTCGAAGGTGACTGGCTGCAGCACGACACCAGCGGAATGGATGACTGCTTTCCGAACGTCGCGGCTGGCCAGTATCCCGACGCACCGTGGTCGTCTCTGCGCCTTCCCGATCTTGGCGAGTGGACACATGGCGCCTGGAAAGTCATCGCTCTTGATAAGCGCGCAGTCACGATGAAGCGCTCCGGCACGCCCCTTCCCTACACTGCGATTAAGACGACACGCTTTCTCTCGGAGCGCACCTTGGAGTCAACCTACCTCGTACATAATCATGGCGAAGCTCCAATACGCTACCTCTGGTCAGCACATCCGCTGATCTCCGTCGAAGGTGAGTACGAAGTGATTCTGCCTCCAGGCAAGCCACACTTGCGAACATTTCCTTCGGATGGCGGAAGTTATTCGTGGCCGATGTGGAAGGGGACCGACCTTTCGCGGAATTTTCTACCTTCAGGCAAGACGCTGAAAGTTTTTGTCTCCGGATTGAGCGAAGGTTGGTGCGTCTTACGCCAACCCACCAATTCCCTTCGCCTTACTTTTGATTTGAACCAGATCCCGGCACTTGGTATCTGGTTTAATAACTACGGGTTTCCGGCTGATAGCGAAAAATGCTTTCGTTGCATTGCTCTCGAACCGTGCACCTCCCCAACCGATCTTCTTGATGAGCTCGCACCCGACGCATACCAATCCATCCCGCCGGGCGGCTCTGTGCACTGGTCCCTGCAGATGGAGATTTCGCCACACTAG
- a CDS encoding beta-propeller domain-containing protein encodes MKFKAIRSTNVRISMLCLIIIGVLATSGQAGSFAGHNGARWFDKVLPLFTASNVPNMGLSETEAPPPKVVLPVPPGLPGKGMAQHSMLYIGEGYNKMFLVDKGKIIWTYSTGPGNEYDDVWMLSNGNVLFTRMQYIAEVTPDKKVVWRYDAPVGTEIHACQPIGQDKVLFIENGLPPHLMVVNIKTNAIEVNHVLPAPSSTDTHSVHPQFRHVRYTAQGTYLVPFLTMGKVVEYDKNFNEVWSYDVSTPWAAIRLKNGNTLITDEHDVKTLEVTPDKKIVWQITPKDIPPQYDYQNSQSATRLANGNTIICSRGGTRHGPQLVEVTRDKKVVWVLQDWTHFGPASAVQILDDPGIPEKPGESEH; translated from the coding sequence ATGAAGTTCAAGGCAATCCGCTCGACGAACGTTCGCATCTCTATGCTTTGCTTAATCATCATAGGTGTTCTCGCTACATCGGGACAAGCCGGTAGTTTCGCTGGACACAACGGGGCTAGGTGGTTCGACAAGGTTCTGCCGCTTTTCACCGCATCCAATGTGCCGAATATGGGTCTGTCGGAGACAGAGGCTCCTCCCCCCAAGGTAGTTTTGCCTGTTCCCCCGGGGCTACCAGGCAAAGGAATGGCTCAACACTCTATGCTCTATATCGGCGAGGGTTACAACAAGATGTTTCTCGTCGACAAGGGCAAGATCATCTGGACGTACTCAACCGGGCCGGGTAACGAGTACGACGATGTATGGATGCTGTCCAACGGCAATGTGCTCTTCACCCGCATGCAATACATCGCAGAAGTCACCCCGGACAAGAAGGTGGTCTGGAGATACGACGCTCCGGTTGGCACAGAAATTCACGCGTGTCAGCCCATCGGCCAGGATAAGGTGCTCTTCATCGAGAATGGCCTGCCGCCTCACTTGATGGTCGTCAATATTAAGACCAATGCAATTGAAGTCAATCACGTATTACCCGCTCCCAGTTCCACGGATACTCACAGCGTCCATCCTCAATTCCGACATGTACGGTATACAGCACAAGGAACCTACCTGGTGCCATTTCTAACCATGGGCAAGGTGGTCGAATACGACAAGAATTTCAACGAAGTGTGGAGCTATGACGTCTCGACTCCGTGGGCTGCCATTCGTCTCAAGAATGGTAATACCTTGATTACGGACGAACACGATGTGAAGACTCTGGAAGTGACCCCTGACAAGAAGATCGTATGGCAGATCACCCCTAAGGATATTCCCCCGCAATACGACTATCAAAACTCGCAGTCTGCGACACGTCTGGCCAACGGTAACACCATCATCTGCTCGCGGGGCGGCACTCGTCACGGTCCACAGTTGGTCGAAGTTACGCGCGATAAGAAGGTGGTTTGGGTGCTTCAGGACTGGACACACTTTGGCCCTGCATCAGCCGTTCAAATCCTTGATGACCCTGGAATTCCCGAGAAGCCGGGAGAATCAGAACACTAA
- a CDS encoding glycoside hydrolase family 95 protein has translation MRLIVLTVITLLPMPAALSQVVRAGRSATAAADRSGTPLRLLYDHPAANNNDGWVSQSLPLGNGYMGVNLFGGVQQDRLQITENSLVDAPTEKIGGLNNFAEVFLEFPHTAPSNYLRDLVLNSATAHVAYDDAGVSYQREYFASYPDKVFVIRLRASKAGALEFTLHPTIPYLADFRHAKDDNRGKHGDVKADGNTITLAGTMDYYGIKFEGQFKVIPQGGTLTAVNSDGGSINVRGATSAVILIAVGTNYPIGNSQVFTATDRLDKLKGFPDPHKKVSDIIAAAATHSYEDLLARHEADYTKLYDRVNFSLDTPMPSSTTDKLIDAVRSGESSAHLDELVFQFGRYLLISSSRSGALPPNLQGVWNVYQDPPWTAGYWHNVNQQMNYWLAFNTNLPELFDPYIDFYRAYLPAHQALAKQYLTQYHSSGLAVDGDNGWALGNSMRPYERSGKSSHSGFGTGPWTTMLFWDDYDFTRDKKLLREVVYPAMRGQANFLSRFVQDVGDKLLAKPSSSPENANSLQTVGATFDQQMIYENYRDTIKAAQVLGIHDPLIPVLEAQLPKLDPILIGDSGQIKEYREETTYGSIGEPHHRHMSQLLGLYPGQLINSTTPAWLAAAKVSLEDRGLTAGTPGWAVAQRLATWARTGDGNQAYTCYHTWQSNHAMYNLWNNHRDSTTTKLFQVDGNFGVTAGVGEMLLQSHEEVVAPLAALPKAWPKGNYRGLLARGAFEVSASWSKGHADRFEILSRAGGPLKLRYPGIAGATVRTSSGKSVMFKRVDKADISFDTKAGQTYVLTAIP, from the coding sequence ATGCGGCTGATCGTTTTAACTGTTATCACCCTGCTTCCAATGCCCGCTGCTCTCTCGCAGGTTGTTCGCGCAGGCCGCTCTGCAACCGCGGCGGCCGACCGTTCGGGAACTCCGTTACGACTCTTGTATGACCACCCTGCTGCCAATAATAACGATGGATGGGTCAGTCAGTCGCTGCCGCTGGGCAACGGTTATATGGGTGTCAACCTATTTGGCGGCGTACAACAGGACCGGCTGCAGATTACCGAGAACAGCCTGGTGGATGCTCCAACGGAAAAGATCGGCGGCTTGAATAACTTTGCCGAAGTCTTTCTGGAGTTTCCGCACACGGCACCCAGCAACTATTTGCGAGACTTGGTGCTGAATAGCGCGACTGCCCATGTTGCCTACGACGATGCGGGTGTGAGTTACCAGCGAGAATATTTCGCCAGCTACCCTGATAAGGTATTCGTGATTCGCCTGCGCGCCTCCAAGGCTGGCGCTCTGGAATTCACGCTTCATCCAACAATTCCTTATCTCGCCGATTTCCGTCATGCCAAAGATGACAACCGCGGCAAGCACGGCGATGTCAAAGCTGACGGCAATACCATCACTCTTGCGGGAACGATGGATTACTACGGAATCAAGTTCGAGGGTCAGTTCAAGGTGATTCCTCAGGGTGGAACACTGACAGCGGTGAATTCTGACGGTGGCTCCATCAACGTGCGAGGTGCTACCAGTGCCGTCATTCTCATCGCCGTCGGCACCAATTATCCGATCGGGAATTCCCAGGTGTTCACCGCTACCGATCGGCTGGACAAGCTCAAGGGCTTTCCCGATCCCCATAAAAAGGTCAGCGACATCATTGCTGCAGCAGCGACTCATAGTTATGAGGACCTACTAGCGCGTCACGAGGCGGACTACACAAAACTCTACGACAGGGTAAATTTCAGCCTCGACACGCCGATGCCGTCGAGCACCACCGACAAGCTGATCGATGCAGTCCGATCGGGTGAATCAAGCGCCCACCTGGACGAGTTGGTTTTCCAGTTCGGCCGCTATCTGTTGATCTCTTCATCTCGATCCGGGGCGTTGCCGCCAAACCTGCAGGGCGTATGGAATGTCTATCAGGATCCTCCATGGACAGCAGGCTACTGGCACAACGTGAACCAACAGATGAACTACTGGCTCGCATTCAATACCAACCTGCCGGAGTTGTTTGATCCCTATATCGATTTCTATCGAGCCTATCTTCCTGCCCATCAAGCCCTGGCGAAGCAGTACCTCACCCAGTATCACTCCTCTGGCTTAGCTGTCGACGGTGACAACGGCTGGGCGCTGGGCAATTCCATGCGCCCTTACGAGCGTAGCGGTAAATCCAGTCATTCCGGGTTTGGCACCGGCCCGTGGACCACGATGCTGTTCTGGGACGACTACGATTTCACGCGAGACAAAAAACTACTCCGCGAAGTCGTCTATCCAGCTATGCGTGGACAGGCGAATTTCTTGTCGCGGTTCGTACAGGATGTTGGCGACAAGCTGCTCGCCAAGCCTTCGTCGTCACCTGAAAACGCCAACAGTTTGCAGACAGTGGGTGCGACATTTGATCAGCAGATGATTTATGAAAACTATCGCGACACGATCAAGGCGGCTCAGGTTCTCGGTATCCATGACCCGTTAATTCCCGTTCTCGAGGCACAGCTGCCTAAGCTCGACCCGATTCTGATCGGCGATTCAGGGCAGATCAAGGAATATCGCGAGGAAACCACCTACGGATCGATTGGAGAGCCTCACCACCGGCATATGTCGCAACTCCTTGGGCTCTATCCCGGCCAGTTGATCAATTCGACAACGCCAGCCTGGTTGGCAGCGGCGAAGGTTTCCCTGGAAGATCGCGGGCTTACCGCCGGCACGCCAGGCTGGGCCGTGGCCCAGCGGTTGGCCACATGGGCACGTACAGGCGATGGTAACCAAGCCTATACGTGCTATCACACATGGCAGTCGAATCACGCGATGTACAACCTGTGGAATAACCACCGGGATTCCACCACAACGAAGCTCTTCCAGGTCGACGGCAATTTCGGTGTGACTGCCGGTGTTGGCGAAATGCTACTGCAAAGCCACGAGGAAGTCGTCGCTCCTCTGGCTGCCCTTCCGAAAGCGTGGCCGAAAGGCAACTATCGCGGCCTGCTCGCACGCGGCGCCTTCGAGGTCTCGGCGAGCTGGTCAAAGGGACATGCAGATCGTTTCGAAATCCTTTCTAGAGCCGGTGGTCCATTAAAGCTGCGCTATCCGGGAATTGCAGGCGCTACGGTTCGCACTTCGAGCGGCAAGAGTGTCATGTTTAAGCGTGTGGACAAAGCCGATATTAGCTTCGACACCAAGGCAGGCCAAACGTATGTCCTTACCGCTATTCCTTGA
- a CDS encoding DMT family transporter: MNPGYLYMLLSLTSFGMIGIFAKLADTRGCRPSAVYTLAYAWSMLFSALFVVLFRGGSFAVPGIVYAIALPFGVASAIGGIVFMLGIRYGKISTSWLIINLSAAIPAIGSVLFYREPVNPRKIVVLLLAVASMLLLWKDKQDDERLQAAAQTGESR; this comes from the coding sequence GTGAACCCTGGGTACCTCTACATGCTGCTTTCGCTCACCTCGTTTGGGATGATCGGAATCTTCGCCAAACTCGCGGACACGCGCGGGTGCAGGCCGAGTGCGGTGTATACCCTTGCCTACGCTTGGTCGATGCTCTTCAGCGCTCTCTTTGTTGTCCTGTTTCGAGGCGGCTCGTTCGCTGTTCCTGGAATTGTTTATGCCATTGCGTTGCCGTTCGGAGTTGCGAGTGCGATTGGCGGAATCGTCTTCATGTTGGGCATTCGCTATGGAAAGATTTCGACCAGCTGGCTGATCATCAACCTGTCGGCGGCCATCCCGGCGATTGGCTCCGTTCTTTTCTATCGGGAACCGGTGAATCCCAGGAAGATTGTTGTCCTCCTGCTGGCGGTGGCATCGATGCTGTTGCTTTGGAAGGACAAGCAGGATGATGAGCGGTTGCAGGCGGCGGCACAGACGGGGGAGTCGCGATGA
- a CDS encoding cyclase family protein, with the protein MVIKLSHNLSESTPFYGKLPGPRLDRLYDLAKGDGCNSFYMTTSNHAGTHVDGPYHFNPKGRKISEYDMSELIFTKTVVMDIQVSPDELILPEHLDACSAFREDCDLLIIRSGFEEYRADAEMYVDHSPGFSRAAADFLMRQFSGLKALAVDFVSIAAMSHMEEGCEAHRVFLGCEEYSSRPILLIEDTHLPHPLPELDRVYVVPWFFDGLDSAPCVIFAECRD; encoded by the coding sequence ATGGTCATCAAGCTCTCCCATAATCTTTCTGAGTCCACGCCGTTCTACGGCAAGCTGCCCGGTCCGCGCCTTGACCGGTTGTACGATCTAGCGAAGGGCGATGGGTGCAACTCGTTTTATATGACGACTAGCAATCATGCGGGGACGCATGTTGATGGACCATATCACTTCAACCCAAAGGGCCGGAAGATCTCCGAGTACGACATGTCCGAACTTATCTTCACAAAAACGGTTGTGATGGATATTCAGGTGTCGCCCGACGAATTAATTCTCCCTGAACATCTCGATGCATGTTCCGCCTTCCGTGAGGATTGCGATCTTTTGATCATACGTTCTGGGTTCGAAGAGTATCGTGCCGACGCCGAGATGTATGTCGATCATTCTCCAGGATTTTCCAGGGCAGCGGCAGATTTTCTTATGCGTCAATTTTCCGGCCTTAAGGCACTCGCTGTTGATTTCGTTTCGATTGCGGCGATGTCGCACATGGAGGAGGGGTGCGAGGCGCATCGTGTTTTTCTCGGATGCGAAGAGTATTCAAGCCGACCAATTCTCCTAATTGAAGATACTCACCTGCCGCACCCGCTGCCTGAGCTTGACAGGGTCTACGTTGTTCCCTGGTTCTTCGATGGTCTTGACAGTGCACCGTGCGTGATTTTCGCGGAGTGCCGTGATTAG
- a CDS encoding M14 family metallopeptidase produces MSTTIIHHPSQIDFDKPGKTHYRMAFPLDSGWGSSLVPITIINGYRAGKVSATPRGLAAFGGTHGNEWEGQVAVKRLCQELDPAEISGKIILMPQLSESACAANQRISPLDGVNMNRAFPGNARGTISYRIADFVKRYIFPQVRVVVDIHAGGREGGFALCTSFHPVPDPAQFDEIAKVASLFDLPFQLIYSSQMASGLLTDEAEAEGKIAIGGEFGFGEGVNRKGVLHAFEGIRNILKHYDMLSGEILKIDQARPSLPRLVDARNIEDYIPCPRPGIWEPLVDLGDEVKHGQLVGRLHDFSDHTAEPLELRAHQDGVLIMMCAAASCQQGLTLYVIARDASIANK; encoded by the coding sequence ATGTCGACGACCATCATTCACCATCCATCACAAATTGACTTTGATAAGCCTGGAAAAACCCACTACCGCATGGCCTTCCCTCTTGATTCAGGATGGGGGAGTTCTCTTGTACCCATCACCATCATCAACGGCTACCGTGCCGGCAAAGTCTCCGCGACACCACGCGGCCTGGCAGCCTTCGGGGGTACCCATGGAAATGAATGGGAGGGACAGGTTGCGGTTAAGCGTCTCTGTCAGGAGCTCGATCCCGCAGAGATCAGCGGGAAAATTATCCTGATGCCTCAATTGAGCGAGAGTGCATGTGCCGCGAACCAGAGGATTTCTCCGCTCGACGGTGTCAACATGAACAGGGCCTTTCCGGGTAACGCGCGGGGCACTATCTCCTATCGCATTGCGGACTTCGTCAAGCGCTACATCTTTCCTCAGGTCCGCGTCGTCGTCGACATTCACGCGGGCGGCCGCGAAGGTGGCTTTGCCCTGTGCACGTCCTTTCATCCGGTACCTGATCCAGCGCAGTTTGATGAGATCGCCAAGGTCGCATCCCTCTTCGATCTTCCGTTCCAGCTGATCTACTCCAGCCAGATGGCCTCCGGCCTTCTCACCGATGAGGCAGAGGCGGAAGGAAAGATCGCGATCGGAGGTGAATTCGGGTTTGGCGAAGGCGTCAACCGCAAGGGAGTTCTTCACGCCTTCGAGGGAATCCGCAATATTCTCAAGCACTACGACATGCTTAGCGGAGAAATCCTCAAAATCGACCAGGCGCGACCATCGCTCCCGCGCCTCGTCGATGCTCGCAATATCGAGGACTATATTCCTTGCCCTCGCCCAGGAATATGGGAGCCTCTGGTTGATCTCGGTGATGAAGTGAAGCACGGCCAACTGGTGGGCCGTTTACACGACTTCTCCGACCACACCGCAGAACCTCTGGAGTTGAGGGCACACCAGGATGGTGTTCTCATCATGATGTGTGCAGCCGCAAGCTGCCAGCAAGGCCTCACCCTCTACGTCATCGCCCGCGATGCTTCAATCGCCAACAAATAA
- a CDS encoding TonB-dependent receptor yields MKRITILMSLLFVMCGILPAQIANEGGVLGVVADRSGATIPEAAVTAKNLETGFTKEAKTDSTGTFEILGLPIGPYTVTVSMKGFKTWTVTNMVLAVGQRSRLSPVMEVGELSERVNVQADSEELQTENASVDTVVQQKQIRDLPLNGRNAIQLVSLAPGMQYTGQAGGQFGAERGSTVQGVGIQSGQTQFTLDGFNSNGGMDEGAVGIPSVDAIAEFNVKASGFSAEYGRNPLQVLLVTKAGTNSYHGTVWEFARNSAFAATNHFAVTKPKLIQNQFGAAGGGRILRDRTFFFGSFEALRIRQDQIFNNTVPTAAMMKGDFSAVATPIIDPLTGVKFAGNQIPASRIDSAATFFLPYIQQANGADGRYHANAPTKTDNSSATVRIDHSITDKQHIYGRWVRYSSPQLFYGYGPSYFETNTTTQNSFGVNYLYTITPRTIFTISVGRQGSNNTFISPQAGVTNLTEQAGIQGFSTPGRESAIGLPTASISGYTGFGHLWGVNGRLWSHSWNGKTSVNLLRGKHLIDIGYEYDNRSVYGAHASFAASGNFSFNGQYTGNGFADYLLGYTSAAARDYPLAPFGQQRAPYSAWFVEDTYKISSTLTLDLGLRYDRWFAKRALYGNAATFDPALGKVIAGVDQDGSVNLTAQPEAKYLAASTAALWVPANKVNIPSGLFQSNGFISPRIGFAWRPSFTNDLVIRGSYGIFASSFQGNIAASSIVGPPYWGYETPSYSAQSLQKWQTAFSAIPTDFATPGVAAPAWNVSAQKTHEWNMAIQQALPFQSSFTLSYVGNHIADGISGQSYDDVPAGNYDNLQAARPYPLLSGIVLYQNMGKSWYNGLQAKLERRFSNGLSYTGSYAFSKLMVDNLASCIYCNVQPFTPPGYNRGRSSNDRRHILTVNTVYEVPFGRGKKYGTDMWRLLDAGIGGWEISGIYSFVSGAPLTFDVPGATLGNGYDTRPNLVGSLSTPNKGASRWFNASALAAPASYAYGNSGMGILDAPAFRGLDMALLKNFHITEPTYFQFRWEVFNVPNVTNLDAPNTSIGQSTTGQIFSAQAARQMQLGLKLIF; encoded by the coding sequence ATGAAACGAATCACGATCTTGATGTCACTGCTGTTCGTCATGTGTGGCATATTGCCAGCCCAGATCGCGAACGAAGGTGGAGTTCTTGGAGTTGTGGCTGACCGAAGCGGAGCCACGATTCCAGAAGCTGCAGTAACCGCAAAGAATCTGGAGACTGGATTTACAAAGGAAGCGAAGACTGATTCGACGGGGACCTTCGAGATTCTGGGTTTGCCTATCGGACCCTATACCGTGACTGTTTCCATGAAGGGGTTCAAGACATGGACAGTTACCAATATGGTGCTGGCGGTCGGCCAGCGCAGCAGGCTTTCTCCCGTGATGGAAGTTGGAGAATTGAGCGAACGCGTCAACGTTCAGGCGGACTCTGAAGAGCTGCAGACTGAAAACGCGTCTGTCGATACGGTTGTACAGCAAAAACAGATTCGTGATCTCCCCCTGAATGGAAGGAATGCGATTCAGTTGGTCAGTCTGGCGCCAGGCATGCAGTACACCGGACAGGCAGGAGGGCAGTTCGGGGCGGAGCGAGGCTCTACGGTGCAGGGCGTTGGAATCCAGAGCGGACAGACGCAATTTACGCTTGATGGATTCAACTCGAATGGCGGCATGGACGAAGGTGCCGTCGGCATTCCAAGCGTTGACGCCATTGCGGAGTTCAATGTGAAGGCCTCGGGGTTCAGCGCGGAGTATGGACGCAACCCGTTGCAGGTTTTGCTGGTGACTAAAGCGGGCACGAACTCGTATCACGGTACAGTTTGGGAGTTTGCTAGAAACAGTGCGTTCGCAGCGACCAATCATTTTGCGGTGACGAAACCCAAGCTCATTCAGAACCAGTTCGGAGCAGCAGGCGGCGGCCGAATCCTACGTGACCGAACGTTCTTCTTTGGAAGCTTTGAAGCCCTGCGGATTCGTCAGGACCAGATCTTCAACAATACGGTCCCGACCGCCGCAATGATGAAAGGGGACTTTTCGGCGGTTGCCACACCGATCATCGATCCGCTTACCGGGGTGAAGTTCGCCGGAAATCAGATTCCTGCATCCCGCATCGATTCGGCTGCAACGTTTTTTCTGCCGTACATTCAGCAGGCGAATGGAGCGGATGGACGTTACCATGCTAATGCCCCCACCAAGACTGACAATAGTTCGGCCACGGTGAGGATCGATCACTCCATCACGGACAAGCAGCATATTTATGGTCGATGGGTTCGGTATAGCAGCCCGCAATTGTTCTATGGCTACGGCCCAAGTTATTTCGAAACAAATACAACGACGCAGAACAGCTTTGGCGTGAACTATCTCTACACGATTACACCGAGAACAATCTTCACAATCTCCGTTGGACGTCAGGGATCGAACAATACATTTATCAGCCCGCAGGCCGGGGTCACGAACCTGACGGAGCAGGCTGGTATCCAGGGATTTTCGACGCCCGGCCGGGAAAGCGCAATCGGCCTGCCGACAGCCAGCATCAGCGGTTATACGGGGTTCGGTCACCTTTGGGGTGTCAATGGCCGTCTGTGGTCACATAGCTGGAACGGGAAGACGAGCGTAAATCTTCTTCGCGGCAAGCACCTAATCGATATCGGATATGAGTATGACAACCGCAGCGTGTATGGGGCGCACGCGTCCTTCGCCGCAAGCGGCAATTTCAGCTTCAACGGCCAATATACGGGGAATGGCTTCGCGGACTACCTTCTGGGGTACACCTCTGCTGCTGCTCGCGACTATCCGCTGGCTCCGTTTGGCCAGCAGCGAGCACCTTATTCCGCCTGGTTTGTTGAGGACACGTATAAGATCTCATCCACACTAACGTTGGACCTTGGACTTCGCTATGATCGATGGTTCGCAAAAAGGGCATTATATGGAAATGCAGCCACCTTCGATCCTGCGCTCGGCAAGGTGATCGCTGGAGTGGACCAGGATGGCAGTGTGAATCTCACAGCGCAGCCGGAGGCGAAGTATCTTGCGGCGTCAACGGCGGCTCTTTGGGTTCCCGCGAACAAGGTCAATATACCGTCGGGACTCTTTCAGTCGAATGGATTCATATCGCCGCGGATAGGCTTTGCGTGGCGTCCATCCTTCACAAATGACCTGGTGATTCGCGGGTCGTACGGCATCTTCGCCAGCAGCTTCCAGGGGAATATTGCTGCTTCATCCATCGTGGGGCCACCATACTGGGGCTACGAGACCCCGAGCTATAGTGCACAATCGTTGCAGAAGTGGCAAACAGCGTTCTCAGCGATCCCTACGGATTTTGCTACGCCCGGAGTCGCGGCCCCTGCGTGGAACGTAAGCGCACAAAAGACACATGAGTGGAACATGGCGATACAGCAGGCACTTCCATTCCAGTCGTCTTTCACACTGTCGTATGTGGGGAATCATATTGCGGATGGAATTTCAGGCCAATCTTACGATGATGTTCCCGCAGGAAATTATGACAACCTGCAAGCGGCAAGGCCCTATCCTTTATTGAGCGGTATCGTGCTTTACCAGAATATGGGGAAGTCCTGGTATAACGGCCTACAGGCTAAGCTTGAGCGCCGCTTCTCCAACGGACTCAGCTATACAGGCTCGTATGCCTTCAGCAAACTGATGGTCGATAACCTGGCATCGTGTATTTACTGCAATGTTCAGCCATTTACACCGCCTGGTTATAACCGAGGACGCTCCAGCAATGACCGTCGCCATATTCTCACCGTCAATACGGTGTACGAGGTACCCTTCGGTCGCGGGAAGAAGTATGGGACAGATATGTGGCGCTTACTCGATGCGGGAATCGGAGGGTGGGAAATCAGCGGTATCTACTCCTTTGTTTCAGGAGCACCATTGACGTTCGATGTTCCGGGTGCGACGCTGGGGAACGGATACGACACGAGGCCAAACCTTGTTGGATCGCTATCGACGCCGAATAAGGGAGCATCAAGATGGTTCAACGCATCCGCGCTCGCGGCGCCAGCGTCCTATGCCTATGGCAATTCCGGCATGGGTATTCTGGACGCGCCGGCGTTCCGCGGCCTGGACATGGCGCTGTTGAAGAACTTTCACATCACAGAGCCGACTTATTTCCAGTTTCGCTGGGAGGTCTTCAATGTTCCCAACGTGACCAATCTGGATGCGCCAAATACGTCGATCGGTCAGTCAACAACGGGGCAGATATTCTCTGCTCAAGCCGCACGGCAGATGCAGCTTGGCTTGAAGCTCATCTTCTGA
- a CDS encoding IclR family transcriptional regulator, producing the protein MLEHLAKSRNGVTLSHLTQKLKLPRSTAHALLLTFQRCGYVQRDEETGRYRLGFRLHALAKMTLSGVSLRGKASPLLYQLMQNSGLTVHLAVLEEGEAILIDRIEPPNAPRLATWVGKRMGLHCTALGKVLIAPLPEDQLACMIQKQGLIRYNDNTIRSMRKLRMACDEVQQLGYAVDDEEEEIGVRCIGAPVYNSRGEVVAAISISGTKAQLEDITLKAARVKETAQALSNHLSPLSIDRHIDPVEHVAEIAPLN; encoded by the coding sequence ATGTTGGAGCACCTCGCCAAGTCCCGGAATGGTGTCACTCTATCGCATCTAACCCAGAAGCTTAAGCTTCCGCGGAGCACCGCTCATGCGTTGCTTCTCACCTTTCAGCGTTGCGGATATGTGCAGCGCGATGAAGAGACGGGACGCTACCGGCTCGGCTTTAGACTCCATGCGCTTGCCAAGATGACGCTCTCGGGAGTAAGTCTTCGCGGTAAGGCATCGCCTCTTCTGTATCAGCTTATGCAGAACAGCGGTTTGACTGTACACCTTGCTGTTTTAGAAGAAGGGGAGGCAATCCTCATCGACCGCATCGAACCTCCTAACGCACCGAGACTGGCTACCTGGGTCGGCAAGCGTATGGGGCTGCACTGCACTGCACTTGGCAAAGTCCTCATCGCTCCTCTTCCTGAAGATCAACTAGCCTGCATGATTCAAAAACAGGGGCTCATTCGTTATAACGACAACACTATCCGTTCCATGCGAAAGCTTCGCATGGCCTGCGATGAGGTGCAGCAACTGGGCTATGCCGTCGATGACGAAGAAGAGGAGATCGGGGTCCGCTGTATTGGAGCGCCTGTCTACAATAGCCGAGGCGAAGTCGTGGCGGCAATCAGCATCTCGGGAACCAAGGCTCAGCTCGAAGACATCACGCTGAAGGCTGCTCGCGTCAAGGAAACCGCGCAAGCCCTCTCCAACCACCTGAGTCCGCTCAGCATCGACCGACACATCGACCCAGTCGAACATGTCGCCGAAATTGCTCCGCTAAACTGA